The genomic region GCGGCGACGGTCGGTCGGATCGGCGCCTGCGGGCCGGCGTGGGCGGCCGGTCAGACCGAGTGCGGCGGTTGGGTCTCGTGGACGGCCAGCTCCTCGGCGGTCGCCCCGCCACCGGCCGAGCCGGCGTCGTACGCCACGTTGTCGGTCTCCTGGTCGGTGTGCGCCCCCTCGTCCGGTTCCACGATCCGGCCGACGGTGGCGTCGGCGACCGTGCCGAGCTGGCCGTGGTCGTAGATGGAGACCGGAGAGTTCGGGTCCGAGGTGGGGCCCGGGTCGATCACGTCGGCGTCGAGTTGGGCCTGCGCCGCGGCCTCGTCGCTGGTCGCCTCGGCCGCGATGTCCGGGTCGATCGGGCCGGCCAGCGGGTCGTCGACCGGACGCTCGTAGCGCTCCCGCTCGAGCTTGTAGTCCAGCGACTCACCGTCGAGCTGCTCGTCGGCGGTGGTCCCGAACCGGTCCACCGCGACCGGCGTCCGGTCGGCCGGCAGCTGGGCCGGGTCCGGGCCGTCCGCCTCGCGACCGGTCAGCACGTCGTCGTTCGCGGTCGAGTCGTCGTCGGCGGTCTGCGGCAGGCCGTCAGCCTCCGGATCGGACACGGGGGTCGGGTACTCGTCGTCGCGCATGACGGATCTCTACCCACTCGACCCGTCGATCATGCAGTAGGGCCGCGCCGCGAAAGCCGTAAAACGGGATCTACCGCTCACCACGACCGCCGGTTCGGCGGGGCCGGGTCAGGGTGCGGGTTGGTCGGCGGGGTCGAGGACGCACCAGACGACCTTGCCGTCCGGGACCGGGCTGGTGCCCCAGCGCCGGGCCACCGTGTCGATCAGGAGCAGGCCCCGGCCGCCGGTCGACGTCAGCGGGGCCAGTCCCGCGAAGGTCGGCTGCCGCGACGAGTGGTCACGGACGGCGAGGTGCAACTGCACGCCGTCGGGGGCGAGCCGCACCGTCATCGGGGTACGGGCGTGCGCCACCACGTTGTTGACCATCTCGGTGACCGCGATCGTGCCCGGCTCGCTGAGCTCCGGCACCCCCCACCGCCGGCAGCCGTCGGCGACCAGTTCGCGGGCCTGGCGCGCGGCACCGAGCGCCGGGGCGAGGTCGGTGTTGAGCACCGCCGCCATAGGGGACGCCGCCAGCGCGGCCATCGCCCCGTCCAGGGTGGGCCAGACCGGCACCCCGGCCAGCGCCGGATCCGGTCGGCCGGTGTTGCCGGGGTCGCAGACCAGCAGGCCCGCCGCCGGCCAGTCGGCGACCTCCCGGTGCACCTCGGCGAGGACGCCGACGGCGGCCGGGTCGGTGACGCGCAGGCCGGTCAGGTCGGCCACCACCGGGCCGGGCCGCTCGCAGAGCCGGGTGAGCAGAGCGTCGCGGACGACGTCGGCGTTGGCGAAATCGAGCACCCCGGTGAGCCGGACCACCGGGCCGGACTCGTCCGTCTCCACCAGGCATCGCGCGTCCGTCGGCATGATCGCCCCATTGTGCCGGTGGGTCATTGCCCGCGCATCCGCCCGCTCGGTCCGGCTCATCAGCGGTCCGTCCGGTTGCGGCGGGTGCGGGCGGCCATCGTGCCGACCGCGGTGCCGGCGGCGGCGAGACCGAACGCGGCGGTCATCCGCACCAGTTGCCGGCGCCGGCCGTGCCACCCGCCCTCCCGGCGGCCCTCCGCGTCCGGCCGGAACACGTTGCCGCTGCTGTCCGGGCGGGTGCCCGGCCCGAACTGGGTCCGGTGCACGTACCAGCCGAGCACGCGCTCCGCGAGCGTCGGGGCGAGCCGCCACTGGAGGCCGATCAACCGGGCCGCGCCCCCCGCGTACGCCTCGCGGCGTGGCCGCCGGAGCAGCCGGACGATCGTCGCCGCCACCGTCTCGGGCGGGTAGACCGGGGGCGGCGGCAGCAGCTCCCGGCCGGTGTGGTTCGCCGCGTGCCGGAAGAACGGGGTGTCGATGGTGGCCGGCAGGACCGTGCAGATCGAGATGTTGCCCCGGCCGGTGACCCGCAGTTCCTGGCGGACCGTGTCGGCCAGGCCCCGGATGCCGTGCTTGGTGGCGTTGTACGGCGACTGGTACGGCATCGCCACCTCGGCCAGCACCGAGGCGTTGTTGACCACCACCCCGCCCCCGGCGGCGCCCAGGTGCGGCAGTGCGGCCCGGATGCCGTGCAGTGTGCCGAGCAGGTTCACCTCCAGCACCCGGCGGAACTCGGCCACCGGGATCTCGTCGAAGAGCCCGACGGCGCCCACGGCGGCGTTGTTGACCCAGCCGTCGATCCGGCCGAACTCGGCCGCCGCCCGGTCGGCCAGCCGCTCCACCGAGGCGGCGTCGGTGACGTCCGTCGGTACGACCAAGGCCCGGCCGCCCAGCTCCCGGCACCGCTGCGCCACCCGGGTCAGGGCGGACTCGCTCCGGGCGGCCAGCACGAGAGCGGCGCCCCGCCGGGCCAGCGCGTACGCGGTGGCGGTGCCGATCCCGCTGGAGGCGCCAGTGATCACCACGGTGGCGGCGTCGAGGCTGCGGGTGAGAGGCATTCTTCGCCGGTACCCCCGGCCGGGGTGGGTCATGCCGGCGAGATCCGGTCGGATCACCACGCACCGTGATCATCATGTGAGGATCGGGGGCGCCGAGTGATTGTCGTGGCGCAAGTGTCTGCGGCACCTGCCGGGCTCTTCCCGATCTGCCAGGTTTCGGCTTACGGGGTCGTGGTTAATGGGACCCTCTGACCGGGAGGACCACCGCTGGAAAGATCGCATGGAGGTGACGCATGCGCGTCGGTCTCGTCTGCGCGCACGCCGGCCCGCCCAGGGCGACCGACGGTCCGGCCGTCGGCACCCACCAGCACATCGCGCGGGTCGCTGCCGAGCTGGCCGGACGAGGCCACGAGGTGCGGGTCTACGAACGCCAGGACTCTGCGGGCCTGCCCGCGACGCTGGACGTCGACGGCTACCGGGTGGAACGCGTGCCCGTCGGCCCGGCCGCGGCGCTGCCCACCGCCGAGCTGATCCCGTACGTGGCGGAGTTCGGCGGCTGGCTGACCGACCGCTGGGCCGGCGAGTGGCGGCCGGACGTGGTGCACGGGCACTACTGGGTCGGCGGGCTGGCCGCGGCGCACGCCGTGCGGGAGACCGACATCCCGGTCGTGCAGACCTTCCACTCGCTCGGCGTCGAGCAGCTGCGGCACCTCGGGCGGGAGTACGACGGCCCGGGGGAGCGGATCCCGCTGGAGCGGGCGCTGACCCGGGCGGTGGACATCGCGGTGGCCCAGTGCAACGACGAGGTGGACGAACTGACCCGGATGGGGCTGCAACGCACCTCGGTGGCGATGGTGCCCGCGGGCGTGGACACCGGGCAGTTCCACCCCGACGGCGAGGCCGCGCCGCGCGACCAGCGGGCCCGGATCCTCTCCGTGGGCGGCCTCGCCGCCGGGCACGGCCAGGAGGACCTGATCCAGGCCATGCGGCTCGTCGGCGACGCCGAGCTGGTGATCGCCGGCGGCCCGCCCGCCGAGCAGCTGGCCGGCCATGCCGAGGCCCGCCGGCTGCGGGAGCTGGCCGAGCGGAACGGGGTGGCCGAGCAGGTGCGCCTGGTGGGCGCCGTGCCGCACGACCAGATGGCCACCTGGTACCGGTCGGCGGACGTGGTCGCCTGCACCCCGCGCTACTCCTCGGCGGGGCGGGTGTCGTTGGAGGCGATGGCCTGCGGCGTGCCGGTGGTGGGCTACGCGATGGGCGGGATCGCCGACGCGGTGGTGGACGAGGTGACCGGTCGGCTGGTGCCGCCGGGAGACGTCCGCGTCCTCGGCGTGACGCTGCGCCGGCTGCTCGCCGACAACGCCGGGCGGTTCGCGTACGGGCACGCGGCGGTCGACCGGGTGCGGTGCAGCTACACGTGGGAGCGGACCGCCGGGGCGCTGGAGCGCCTGTACGAGCGGGTGGTGGGCCGGCGCAAGCCGGTCGAGGCCTGACGCCCGTCCGGCGTCGCCGTCAACCCGGGTGGCCGACGCCCGCCATGGCCCGGTCGCGGCTGCGGGCGACCGCGTGATGGTGCTGCGGTTCGGCGTACCGGGTCAGGCCTATCACCGCCGCCAGCGTGACCAGGAAGCCCACCCCGGCCAGCCACTCCCGGCCCGGCCAGATCTTGTCGTTGAGCAGCAGCAGCCCGACGATCGCCGCGGGCAGGGCGCCGGCGGCGTCCATCGCCGCCACCGCCGCGGTGGTGGAGCCGCGCTGCATCGCCAGGCCGAGCAGGAGCTGCCCGACGAGCGAGTGCGCCACCAGCAGGTAGAGCAGCGGGTTGCGGGCGAACGCCTCCGCCGACGGCGCGGAGGCCAGCGGGCGGGCGGCCACCGCGGCGGCGGAGAACGCGAGCCCGGCCAGCGAGCCGAGCGCCACCGAGCCGGGTGCCCCGTGCAGCCGGACCGCGAACACCCCGAGCACCGCGATGACGGCGAGCACCAGCAGCAGCGCGATCAGGCCGGCCGGACCGAGCTGCCGGGACGGGGCCGGCCGGGCGGCCAGCACCAGCGCGCTGATGCCGGCGAACAGCAGCGCCAGCAGCACCACCTCGGCGACCGGTAATCGCCACTTCAGCACCAGCACGCCGAGGATGGCGGTGACCCCGAGCCCCGCCGCCACGCTCGACTGCACCAGGAAGAGGGGCAGGTCCCGGCGGGCCAGGAAGGCCAGCACGAAGCCGCCGACCTGACAGCCCAGCCCGACCAGGTAGGTCCGGTGGCCGGCCAGGCGCAGCAGCAGGCCCGGATCGAAGGTGTGGTGCACCGTGGTGCGCGCGGCGGCGACCGACTGGAGCAGGTTGGCGATGCCGTACGCGACGATCATCGACGCGAGGAAGCACCAGCCCGAGGAGACCACCTGGCGAGGATAGAGGTTGCCGGGGGTCAGCGCTCGGCTGGTCGACCCAGCCGGGCCAGGATGTCGGGATGCAGCGCGCCGTTGCTCGCGATCGCGCTGTGCTCGAGGTCGGGCCCGCTGGCCAGGGCGGGAGCGCCGGACAGGTCGGTGATGGCGCCGCCCGCCTCGGCGACGATCGGCACCAGCGCCGCGACGTCCCAGAGCGACAACTCCGGCTCCACCATCACGTCGAGTGCCCCCTCGGCCAGCAACATGTAACCGTAGAAGTCCCCGTACGCCCGACTGCGCCAGCACTCCCGCATCAGGCCGAGCATCGCGTCCAGGCGCCCGGCCGCCTCCCACCCGGTGAGCGAGGAGTAGCAGAAGCTGGCATCGGCGAGCCGGCCCACGTCGGAGACCCGGATCGGTACGCCGGTGGCCTGGTCCGGCCCGGCGTACGCCCCGGACCCCTCGGCGGCCCACCAGCGGCGGCCCAGCGCCGGGGCGGAGACCAGCCCGAGCACCGGCCGGTCCCCCTCCAGCAGGGCGATCAGGGTGGCCCAGACCGGCACCCCGCGGACGAAGTTCTTGGTGCCGTCGATCGGGTCGACCACCCAGCGCCGGCCGTCCGGCCCGGTCGCCGGCTGCGCGCCGTACTCCTCGCCGAGCAGCCCGTCCGCCGGGCGGTGCGCGGCCAGCAGCGCGCGGATCTCCCGCTCGACGGCGGTGTCCGCGTCGGAGACCGGCGTGAGGTCGGGCTTCGCCTCCACCCGTAGATCGAGGGCCCGGAACCGGGTGGTCGAGACCGCGTCGGCGGCGTCGGCGAGCAGGTGGGCGAGGTCGAGATCCGCGGCGTACCAGGTCATGCTGGCAACCTAGCCGACGCCCGCCGGATCACTCGTCGGGCCCGCGCCGGTCGCCCTCGCCGGGTCCGCGCTGGTCGGCGTCGCCGCCGCGCGGGTCGGTCTCGCCAGCCCGGGAGGCGAGCAGCCGGCGGTACGAGGCGAGCCGTCGCGGGTCGGCCTTGCCGGCGGCCACCCAGGCGTCCAGCCCGCAGTCCGGCGCGTCGGCGGTGTGTGGGCAGTTGGCGGGGCAGTCCACGGTCCCCTCGACCAGGTCGGGGAAGCCGTGCAGGAGGCTGTCCGCCGAGACGTGCGCCAGCCCGAAGCTGCGGACGCCGGGGGTGTCGATGATCCAGCCCGGATCGCTGTCGGCGCCCGGCGCCGGGGGCAACCGCAGCGCGACCGCGCTGGTCGACGTGTGCCGCCCGCGGCCGATAGCGCTGACCGTGCCGACCGCCCGGGCGGCCTCCGGGACCAGGCGGTTGACCAGCGTCGACTTGCCCACCCCGGAGTGCCCCACCAGCACCGAGATCCGCCCGGCGAGCAGCGCCCGCAGCGCGTCCAGGTCCGACTCCGGTCGGATCAGCACGTACGGCAGCTCCAGCTCGGTGTAGTAGTCGAGCACCGCCTCCGGCCCGG from Micromonospora sp. WMMD812 harbors:
- a CDS encoding SDR family oxidoreductase, which gives rise to MPLTRSLDAATVVITGASSGIGTATAYALARRGAALVLAARSESALTRVAQRCRELGGRALVVPTDVTDAASVERLADRAAAEFGRIDGWVNNAAVGAVGLFDEIPVAEFRRVLEVNLLGTLHGIRAALPHLGAAGGGVVVNNASVLAEVAMPYQSPYNATKHGIRGLADTVRQELRVTGRGNISICTVLPATIDTPFFRHAANHTGRELLPPPPVYPPETVAATIVRLLRRPRREAYAGGAARLIGLQWRLAPTLAERVLGWYVHRTQFGPGTRPDSSGNVFRPDAEGRREGGWHGRRRQLVRMTAAFGLAAAGTAVGTMAARTRRNRTDR
- a CDS encoding glycosyltransferase — encoded protein: MRVGLVCAHAGPPRATDGPAVGTHQHIARVAAELAGRGHEVRVYERQDSAGLPATLDVDGYRVERVPVGPAAALPTAELIPYVAEFGGWLTDRWAGEWRPDVVHGHYWVGGLAAAHAVRETDIPVVQTFHSLGVEQLRHLGREYDGPGERIPLERALTRAVDIAVAQCNDEVDELTRMGLQRTSVAMVPAGVDTGQFHPDGEAAPRDQRARILSVGGLAAGHGQEDLIQAMRLVGDAELVIAGGPPAEQLAGHAEARRLRELAERNGVAEQVRLVGAVPHDQMATWYRSADVVACTPRYSSAGRVSLEAMACGVPVVGYAMGGIADAVVDEVTGRLVPPGDVRVLGVTLRRLLADNAGRFAYGHAAVDRVRCSYTWERTAGALERLYERVVGRRKPVEA
- a CDS encoding DUF5709 domain-containing protein, translated to MRDDEYPTPVSDPEADGLPQTADDDSTANDDVLTGREADGPDPAQLPADRTPVAVDRFGTTADEQLDGESLDYKLERERYERPVDDPLAGPIDPDIAAEATSDEAAAQAQLDADVIDPGPTSDPNSPVSIYDHGQLGTVADATVGRIVEPDEGAHTDQETDNVAYDAGSAGGGATAEELAVHETQPPHSV
- the rsgA gene encoding ribosome small subunit-dependent GTPase A, which encodes MVSDGDRQELRRRRAVLATRRREYDEDDVRVRPGKSSRPRTRTRPRHADAVDGFVIAVDRGRYTCVVGDTDVPTVTAMRARELGRKSVVVGDRVGLVGDTSGAAGALARIVRIAERSSVLRRTAEDDATTAEGRLERVVVANADQLVIVSALADPPPRTGFIDRCLVAAYDADIEPLLCLTKADLAGPEAVLDYYTELELPYVLIRPESDLDALRALLAGRISVLVGHSGVGKSTLVNRLVPEAARAVGTVSAIGRGRHTSTSAVALRLPPAPGADSDPGWIIDTPGVRSFGLAHVSADSLLHGFPDLVEGTVDCPANCPHTADAPDCGLDAWVAAGKADPRRLASYRRLLASRAGETDPRGGDADQRGPGEGDRRGPDE
- the hisN gene encoding histidinol-phosphatase: MTWYAADLDLAHLLADAADAVSTTRFRALDLRVEAKPDLTPVSDADTAVEREIRALLAAHRPADGLLGEEYGAQPATGPDGRRWVVDPIDGTKNFVRGVPVWATLIALLEGDRPVLGLVSAPALGRRWWAAEGSGAYAGPDQATGVPIRVSDVGRLADASFCYSSLTGWEAAGRLDAMLGLMRECWRSRAYGDFYGYMLLAEGALDVMVEPELSLWDVAALVPIVAEAGGAITDLSGAPALASGPDLEHSAIASNGALHPDILARLGRPAER
- a CDS encoding ATP-binding protein, coding for MPTDARCLVETDESGPVVRLTGVLDFANADVVRDALLTRLCERPGPVVADLTGLRVTDPAAVGVLAEVHREVADWPAAGLLVCDPGNTGRPDPALAGVPVWPTLDGAMAALAASPMAAVLNTDLAPALGAARQARELVADGCRRWGVPELSEPGTIAVTEMVNNVVAHARTPMTVRLAPDGVQLHLAVRDHSSRQPTFAGLAPLTSTGGRGLLLIDTVARRWGTSPVPDGKVVWCVLDPADQPAP